tttaatcaggaaaagttacaagctttctaggactaataGCTCTCACTGTCAAGTATTCGTAGGATGACCGGACACAGtccagctggactacgtgtccggtcattctacgaatacttgacaatgaggactattagtcctagaaagcttgtaacttttcctgattaaatatctctgctagataccatccagttttaatgaggtcctgttattaatggtgttaatgcacaaaacaattgtgtaagagataaagttaatatatatatatatatatatatatatatatatatatatatatatatattatataatatatatatatatatatatatatatatatatatatatattatataatatatatatatattacatatgtattcgtatgtatatgcatacaaatatacatacacatagtgtgtatattacatatatatatatatatatatatatatatatatatatatatatatatatatatatatatatatatatatattaactttatcacttacacaattgttttgtgcattatatagcctatatatatttatcttttttggtatctttataagaaaaaaagttttcacaatttaatgtaattattttcttgttggtTATTATTGTACACTGTATAAAAATTAGGTTCAAGGTTCACTTCTTCCTGATTCTTTTACTATCGTGTGATAGGTAATACTTACGTCTAGAGTGTGTGAGATTAATTCCTACCTCTCCCTATGTCTTTCCCTTCTACTTTAGGAGTGAAAGGTAGCAAGGCGAATGACGGTTGTACTTGGGTATTCTTGAATGAGTTTCTTTCTCCCCTAAATATTCAGCTTTTCGGGGACTGTGTTGATTTTACAAGGTCTATTTTTTGCAATAAACTAATGTTCGGTTATTAAATAGTTTTTCCTCCCTCTTTGAGTATTCCTAATTTGCCACCCGTTGTACCATAGCTGAACCAGCTTTgagtttatataaaaaaccatTGTGGCCCAGATCAAGAAAGTGAGATAAAGAACGTGATCTAGATACGatctttataaaatattgtaacaCTCGAAGGCAGTCGTTacaactgacataaaaaaaaactcaagatacACATTCCtttatgtgtaagtatatatattaacacacacgcatatatatataaaaggcagatacctttatatatatatatatatatatatatatatatatatatatatatatatatatatatataaaggtatctacctttacatatatatatatatatatatatatatatatatatatatatatatatatatagatatatatataatatatatagatatatatataataaatatatatataaataaaggtactactacttttatatatatatatatatatatatatatatatatatatatatatatatatatatatatatatatatatatataaaggtatctacctttatatatttatatatatatatatatatatatatatatatatatatatatattcacaccatTTCATGGACAAATCTAAATGGGCAACTATTGTCTTAAACCGGTGAGAAAGATAAGATACATGTAATTGTAATGTTTAGTTATTTGATTCAATAACAACCTGGGGGAAGAATCAAAATATCCACTCTAAGTCTCTTCAGACAGCTACTGGCGTTATGATAAAGTTGTACGGTATCGCAGAAACTGACAGTAACTGTTCTTTGCATAAGCCAAAGAAAATCCATTATAATCATATGTTATCTTAAAATCTAGTCGAAGACTAACCATTTCTCAGTactatattagagagagagagagagagagagagagagagagagagagagagagagagagagagagagagagagagaggccatccaTTCCTCAAAGAGCCGATGTGACTTCCTGGAATAACCAATCAACCGCTGGTTGGGAATGACAGTTGAGCTTCAGTCCCTTGAAATTTATAAGATGAAGTCGAGAGTAAAGCTTGTGATATTTGAGATATTTCGGAATTTTGGCTACACTTCACACAAATTATATCATTATCTGTAAACAGTCTGCAATAACTAAACATCTTTCCTCCACCGAGTAAAACTGTGTAGCCGACATTTAAGGGAATGAGCTTTCAAGTACAAACAAAATACGACACAACTGCCAGTTTTCATCTCCAGCCCAAGGAAAGACGTTCCATACATAACATACTCGAAATCAAATAAAATGCCTTATAGCAGCAAACATATTAGGAACGTATaagatccagtaaaaaaaaacttattttattttggacAGTTCACATTTAAGGCCGATTAAAAACCCACTAAATAACTAAGCGTTTTGCGGTCTACATCCACGCTCAGAGTAAGTTTTCCTGTATTCCTAGCAGGTCAGTTCGTGGGTGTTTTACAATCAATTCCACTATTCCATCAGTCATAGGCAAAAAGTTTATTACTGCAACTAACTTCAGTACAGACGATGCCAAGTAGGCCTAAAGCTCGGAGAAACCAAGAGTTCATAAAACCATCTTCTGAACAGTCTCCAACAtaattttggtaaaagaaaaaaaaacataatattcaagaCGGATTTAATCAtaactgaagaaatattaaatcATTACTTATCTGAAGGATGgcatatttcctttatttcaggTCCAATAAGAAATTCACGACTAAGGGATGGGCAAAATTATGAACGCAAGTGTTAACTGTAATATGCACATCATCTCACTCCGAGCATCAATGTCAAGGGACCAACAAAGGAACATCTAAGAGTAAAGTGAAAGCCTAAGACGTTGAAAGTAACCTTATCGCCGAACTGACGTCGTTTTCTGAATTGGATGACACAGTCGGAAAAAGAAATATCAACGGCTGTCTCTACAAAGAAAGGATCCGCCAGACAACCCGTTGACTCCGAGGACCTTGTGTGGAGGACCCTTTCCACGGGCGTGAATCAATAGATCCCAACTCCCAAGCCCAAGAAGTCGCAAAGCATGTTCCAAGCAAATGCCGAGGCACGGACGCCAGAGCGGGAAAATAAAGCAGTTCCCCGACGAATACCAACCCTGCCTTATGTTCCACTGTTCCCAAATGCCTAGTTCTGCATTCTGGAAACCATGCATACGTATCATGTTAATGCTGCAGTCTATAAAAAGTGAACTTCTTTCAGATGTATTCCTAACTGCACTAGCGCGGATACTCCATCCAATGAACAGCCTCGGTCTCTGTGATACCCTACCAGCTGCATCAACGTTATTTCAAATATGCGACGGTTGCAAGAGCGACCGACACAGAGGATACGTTAGGAATGGTTTCACCCGAGTAGGTTGAGGTATACATTTCGACAAATCAACGAACACTCACGACTAGTTTTCTCTCCCCCCTCCATAAACTAGcttcgacccacaacagtcgtctAACAACTAGCTACATACGATAGAACGTGTCCATCTGTCCCTACTCGTCTGGGTTAAGATTCGAACACTGGTCTCCAGTTGTGAACTAGCCTAGACGCTATCATCCAAGTTTGCCGAAAGTGAGAAAGAACCTACTTTTCGCATTTTTTATTCATGGGCcaataacgaatatatatatatatatatatatatatatatatatatatatatatatatatatatatatatatatatatataaacctctttatttcaataatatataatagatcctctttttatttcaataagcTTAAATAGAAAACTCCcagatggaatctctctctctctctctctctctctctctctctctctctctctctctctctgtgtctctctctctctaacttattcCCGGATGTGTAATATAGAAATAACTTAATGTCTGTTAGAATCACACCCTGAATACATTACACCTCTACTACTGTGGCTAGAGAAAATACACGCAACTGTGAATTTATGAAAGTAGATTATAAAAAAACGTGGCAGTCAAATACAAAATGTATACTGAACCGATGCAAGCTCACCTGCTTAACTATCGTCCTCATGAAGAAAAACACATGCACCATATGgaaaaaatcaaacataaaaagCATGAAGACAACTCACCAGGATAAAAAGCAGGCTATGCACTGCAAAACCAAGTTAAACGGCGATACAACCCATCAGAATGATTCATTACTAAATGGCGCTTATCTTTCAGGAATACGCCTAGAGTCACCACATGCATTAATCACTAATAGTTAATACTCACTAACCAGTGACAATGAAGTCATTTGGAATGAACTGTAAAAAATTGATTAACAtggaaatcaaaaataaattcacatacgaaaagttataatttttacaaaaaatatttaaattattaagtTTCAAGGGTTGTGGGAATCCACCCTTTCCTTTGCGCAAACTATTTTTCAAGATTTCTAACTTCTCCCTCCATATCAATACTGTCCATCAGTCTAACACGTTTACATCACCTTTTTGTCAGTCTAACAACTGCAGATTCTTTGAGAGTGGATTCATATATAACCTGCATTTTTTCAAGTTAATTCATGGATTGACCTCAAAGTACGATTACCTTTAACTAAACAATTCATGGATTGACCTCAAAGTACGATTATCTTTAATTAAACAAGAAGAAAAGTTAGAAGTTAAAACTGGTGTGAGAACGGCGTATGTTAATAGTCTACAAATTTGATGTGTATTTATCTACGAATGTAGTTTAAACATCGGATTGAATGGATTCTGATGATGTAACTATTGCCTACCAAAGAGAATTAATTGTAATAATGCCCTAACAGTTGGCGAATCAATTTCATGAGGTATTAGATTGGATTGCACTGGCTTCTTAAGAATTAAGTGATATttttgaagaatataaatatGTGGTATCTTCGCAGTACGAAAGAGGAGGCTTGTATCAGTTGTAGTATAAATGCCACTTGGAACCCAAACCTTATAGCTCATTAGAAGAGTGATGACTGTGTGTCAGATGGGAGAGTCAAATCATGGTATTGGCAGTGTTGGTCCTATATTCCACCCGATTTTTTTCTGCATTCGGAAAGCAGCCACCATTGGAATTGTTATCGTACTTGTACAGAGATACGAGTAGACTATGACTAGGCTTACAGAAACTAGTtaggaattatgaaaatgaatttgagaACTAGCTACTGAGACAAGGGGTGGTTTTTGGGTCGTAGTCTACTCGTATCTCTGTACAAGTACGATTCCAACTCCAATGGTGGCTGCTTTCCGAATGCAGAAAAAAATCGGGTGGAATATAGGACCAACACTGCCAATACCGTGATTTGACTCTCCCATCTGACATACGGTCATCACTCCGCTAATGAGCTCTAAGGTTTGGGTTCCACGTGGCATTTATACTACAACTGATATAAGCCTCCTCCTTCGTACTGCGAAGATACCACAGATTTATCTTCTTCAAAAATATCACTTAATTCTTAAGAAGACAGTGCAATCCAATCTAATACCTCATGAAACTGATTCGCCAACTGTTAGGGcattattacaattaaaataattctctttggTAGGCAATAGTTACAACATCAGAATCCATTCAATCCGATGCTTAAACTACTTtcgtaaataaatacacatcaaATTTGTAGACTATTAACATACGCCGTTCTCACACCAGTTTTGACTTCTAACTTTCCTTCCTTGTTTAGTTAAAGATAATCGTACTTTGAGGTCAACCCATAAATTGTTTAGTTAAAGGTAATCGTACTTTTGAGGTCAATCCATGAATTAACTTGAAAAAAGTGCAGGTTAAATATATGAATCCAATCGTACTTTGAGATCAATCCATGAATTAACTTGAAAAAAGTGCAGGTTAAATATATGAATCCATTCTTAAAGAATCTGGAGTTACAGGTAGGATCGGTGAAATGAATCTTCGAGACTGATTCATACTGGTTGTTCCACACTGATTTGAAGTTGCTGAGGCTATGAAATTCTCATCCTGCTTGACATCACCTACGGAAATGGataatgatgggtgcttaccctttttgaaTGTCCTCATACAAagaatagtagtgggtttaaatacagtgtgtacagaaaacctactaatatttctacTAATAATTCTTCCTATGTTCATTTCTATTCTGGATAAAGCAACAAGGTTgagaaatcagtgttttcatctatgtttttaagagtattACGTGTATgcagccctgaatatattgatgaggaaatagataagattagcaATACAGGCATGAAACTGAAATATCccgacagtgtattaaacaatacattagaagcggcaaaaaaagactatatatcaaaaccaaaaagaacctcacaacacaaaaaatttgcttgtactgcctcataataataatatgaaagctatctaccatcttcttaagaattttagtgctatgttaatgttgcatttaagaacaataaaacaatgaaacgtgcTTAACAAGAACtctcctgacaatactaaagggtgtgtatataaaattacatgtaagtcttgtgacaacttttatattggccaaacgggtaaagcactggaaaagagaacagaacagcataaaaaatgtgagggatatgcacagggaacagtggtatttttgtacatgttagtaagaacaatcatgctatcatcTGGGAAGGgccaaaaaggattgtatattctaataacacactggaaaggacTATCACTGAATCTAGTTTTAttaaagaaagttacagccataatatgaacaTCAGTCAaggtatgtataaacttgatcctttgatatcaaaagaaaattgtaaattgtttaaattttaaggtaggcagtagagatgtatggaaatacgattatcatatttgtcaacacagtacgggggcagcagtgctaatgagattTCCAACCCCACCTCCCTGACACCTATCAGGTGTGGAACTGTAGTCTCTTATGGTTGGTaggtttatcagtattgtcccctaagagtatattgtgatttttagccaaatgagttttgaaggccactcctaccttgacacccgtCTGTGGATGGaactgtagtctcaaacggttgtgtatgttcgtcagtttCTGTAACacatttgtgacttctaatactctgtatcagtacttcatcaatggcttggaaataaaagttgaagctggtcaggacctacaccccccgtcttttatttttcacctgttaatgtgatatatatatatatatatatatatatatatatatatatatatatatatatatatatatatatatatatatatatatatattcttatgcttatgcttttcataatgcagtaatctcctcatgtgtatgtgtggaattgttgtatactgtataattctgTATTCAGAGTTAGTgtaaagttacagtgattaaacGCTGTGTGGTTTGAGAGAGGACGGTAGGCGTGTAGAGAGGAagggacagaggctgattgttctagagagagagtgggtgtttTTTCAGTATCCAAAACTTGCTGGAGTAATGCATTCTTAACACCTTCTCATATGACTAAatccattagtgtacaagacgttaggggactcgatcaaaacactgtggaaaaacctaccacgtagatagacgcccatataGAGGAGTCCAcattgagagaccattatccgTGCGGAAAGGAGCTGCTTTTTTcgctcccaatctctctctctctctctctctctctctctctctctctctctctctctctctctctctctctctctctctctctctctcgggattacgaatgtcccattttaatgtaattgatattttggtagacgatggtcgctcatatctttaactgtttaattccttagtaaatgtgtccgAGTTATCTggacagtgtattttattaagtgtgtgtgtaacggcgcccgattaaaaacatgaagcaattggtaccaaggtattgtaacaaaattattggtttttagtgcactaaaaataatatttatagtgGTTATATGtgaagataccttttcactttttttatattttttcgtgttatatgttgtatgctttatcttttgaagaatttttcttttatacatatatgtgatgtgcttgctattgccttaatttttgctttacatttttttgatatttaaatttttgcagagtatatttctgtgtcttttgtatccacatttttatatgattgatttatttgctttattttgtttaacacttgggaattaatttacttacagtatattgcctttcaatcaagttttgttatttaacaatttaaattttacttgaataattttttgattaattaataaattaatttctgatttaattttgactgatgattaattcagatttaatccaattttgttttgttttcaagtaataataatttcctgagactgttaaatgtcatgtataatctttgaatttagaaataaatttttgtatttaaaatattatatcagagtttcattcattgacccaccagtaattttgatttgaattagagatagagtggtaagtgagatgttttccttcaagtaattgaagtgagctcgaaccagggaaatgaaataaatagaaatacttgaacttttataatgttaatggagtgacgcccttagattttacctcacacctgtttaacgaacttaatctgctttctttcatgattgataaattttataagggatcactattgcctttagagaaatcagtcgttttgtatgtgtgatgagggttcaggtgtctggctgttgtgaggtaactataattgttgaataaatggtaagtttggtaatcaaatatcaagcacttagatatcaggtttgatttgaagaacagacactggacactccagggtcaccatatataaatggtgccctaGACTccaggacaagcacttagataccaggtttgatttgaagaacagacactggacactttcacacaatataaatatatatatatatatatatatatatatatatatatatatatatatatatatatatatatatatatatatatatatatatatatatatatatatatatatatatatatatatatatatatataatatatatataaatatatatatatatatatatatatatatatatatatatatatatatatatatatatatatatatatatatatatatatatatatatatatatattatatataaatatacatatatttatatatacatatatatatacacatttatatattatatacataaaaacatatatttatatatacagtatatacacattatagacatacacatgtatatacatatatataaatatatacatatatatatatatatatatatataaataatgggtGTTTTGACATtggagccccctccacagaacaaatggaaagttattttCTGGGTttttcgacctgtgtcacccggtgaaataacttTTCAGCACTTacttctaggtaaagctattgctaaatataccagagaaaagctaaaaagctaagccgagTTACtacccagtgcgagctccatggtatggagtcgtgtatgagaaagggtgagattgtcacaatcacaggcctccgccctgtaaacattcccaatgtcaaaagtcccaccaagtgaggtgccgttacaaacccccgcaccactcgcggactgtaaacaaaccggcgtcacccacattccacttttagcacgcgTCCGCTATTGTTGTGCTGTTCTTGTGTGCGCTTGATTTGATTGTTTCACTATGGCATCCTCCTTGGCTACCCATGCCAGAAGGACAACAATTTGTGATGCAGACAGACCACCAACCATTGGTACATGCCTTTACTAAAAGCAGAGATGGGTGGTCAGCAAGACAGATAGCAGAACACCCCTAcaccatcagatacttaaagGGCTCTTCCAACAATGTGGCAGATGCTCTTTTCTGAAACTCCATCAACACCATCCAGATTGGGATATCATATCCCAAAATAGCATCAGCTCAGAAGGATGACAAGGACCTACAGTGACTTCGGCAGGAGAACCCTGCCCTTACGTGAAGCAGCGTATTCATCAGTGATGGGGAGATGACCATTGCCTGCAAGACGATTACCGGATGCTCTCACCCATACCTACCGTTAGGTTTGAGAAACAAAACCTTCAACCTCGCCCACAAGCTGTCCCACCCATCGAGCAGATCCACTTCCTGAACCTTGTTGGAGAGGTACATCTGATGGGGAATGAAGGTGGACATAAGaaagtgggcaagagaatgcctcccatgcCAACCATCAACAATGAGGCACACAGAGATGGGGATAAGagaattccagacaacacagcGAGGACTGGCCCACATCCATGTAAATATTGTGGGACCCCTGCCCACCCCCAAGAGGTACAGGTATCTCTTCACAATCATTGACAGGGAAaccaggtggccagaagcaatatGTATAGGCAGCAAGACAGAAGAGAGTTGTATGAAAGCACTGATAGACTGGACCAGCAGACATGGAGTACCTCAGTACATAACAAGCGACAGGGGAGCTAAGTTCACCTCCACCTTGTGGAGCTCCCCCTCTGCCAACCTAGGGACAAAACTCATTTACACAATGGCATACAACCCAGAAATGAACGGCATGGTGGAACGGCTGCACTGCTCCCTCAAATCAGCACTTACCGCCAGATGCCAAGGCAGACGtttttcaaaacatgaaaaagtcCGTGACTCTTCCAGACATTCATAGAGCATTGGAAAGTATCATGCCAGCAAAGACAACATAAGACGTAGCAAGAAAAGAATACatccccaaaaaccttaaaagaGCAAAGTGTGTGTTCATAAGAATAGACGCAAAGAAGCTCGCCCCCTTCTCTCCAGCCTACTCGGAACCACACTGCATACTACAATGCAGAGAGAAAGCTTATCAGCTGACGGTGGACGGGAAAATCACCTGGGTCTctgtaggggaggggaggagagtaCTGTGAGGTCCAGATCTGTTGccgggaccctcagggcatcctcgcttcaaaacaaaatctacatgatgcgagtactctcaggaaacagatccagcgctcctgattcaaacgatcttttatgcatttcacataagatactttatgtccttgttagaactgtaatCACTAATGTATGTagggcattgcaagctttccaaccatatgtatttgaaatctcttcctaaattgtatataaaattgttaACCATTATTCAGGTGTGAGAGAAAACATATCTGACTTTatatatagacgtccctctgtttttccctaatgtcaaatgGCACTTTTACGCACGCATGAGTttttgacctgtcagagattttgtgtcaataaatcagaGTACCTTGAATCTGTCTCTCTTTCGCCGCCTCGTTATAACcctgtatttgttttcatttaccttaATGTTTCtgattctccaaaaaaaaaaaaaaaaaaatcgtactttATATCCTCATTTTAGTTTCTCCAGTTACCATGTTGTTTTCTATAAAGATTTGCCATTTAGCGTTCGTTCCTCGTCTTATTTTCTCGTACGCTTACTTGCACCGTCCCTTTGCTTTTGAAGGGAGCTGGAgcctttcttttcaaataatttctccATGGACAGACGCATTTAAAAGGCATTGCGTCCCAACATAATTTCTTCCCATCTACAATACCAGCCACGCTCATGCATACAAATTCTGCTCATGCTTCACTTTGACGATAAAAGCATATATGATAACTGGAAATGTACGCAATAAACAACCTGTTTTTCATTGACTGAAACGtttcccagaaataaaaaaaaacatgtattgtTCACCCATTCTTTCTCTTATGTACATTCAAGTtcttagaaattaaatatttacaaaatgttatgTGTAATGTTTCCGACATAATCTTTGTGTTAGATAGAAAAATCAACTCTCAGTACCCTTCTACATTTCAGATGCTAAATGAAACTGACAAAATTCATCACG
This genomic stretch from Macrobrachium rosenbergii isolate ZJJX-2024 chromosome 6, ASM4041242v1, whole genome shotgun sequence harbors:
- the LOC136839694 gene encoding uncharacterized protein YagA-like produces the protein MGIREFQTTQRGLAHIHVNIVGPLPTPKRYRYLFTIIDRETRWPEAICIGSKTEESCMKALIDWTSRHGVPQYITSDRGAKFTSTLWSSPSANLGTKLIYTMAYNPEMNGMVERLHCSLKSALTARCQGRRFSKHEKVRDSSRHS